Proteins from one Microbacterium proteolyticum genomic window:
- a CDS encoding amino acid transporter, whose translation MTDHKPTRRDLMKPVQLLGLAFVAALFAGIVTLVSMGAFQARPADEIQRALVIGAIAAGVTFIVVLVSVALLLLAVDPAQVTKTVDRPLLLPKDDDTSAAPESPDGPEAPRG comes from the coding sequence ATGACCGACCACAAGCCCACCCGCCGCGATCTCATGAAGCCCGTCCAGCTGCTCGGGCTCGCCTTCGTCGCCGCGCTCTTCGCCGGCATCGTGACCCTCGTGTCGATGGGGGCCTTCCAGGCCCGCCCCGCCGACGAGATCCAGCGCGCGCTCGTCATCGGCGCCATCGCCGCCGGTGTCACCTTCATCGTCGTGCTCGTCAGCGTCGCGCTGCTGCTGCTCGCCGTCGACCCCGCTCAGGTCACGAAGACGGTCGATCGCCCGCTCCTCCTGCCGAAGGACGACGACACGTCCGCGGCCCCCGAGAGCCCGGACGGCCCCGAGGCTCCTCGGGGCTGA
- a CDS encoding acyl-CoA synthetase, producing the protein MRSFDVRHVQLARAFFAALAAVMVTFSSDHSAAVGSSVFSGFALATALVLVLSVWLVYPSGQRTTPILLAVVSGLAGLAASVGAWRTTTFFFVLVIVWAVVSGALEIIGAVRDRRAGRPDSRDGLTVGIITLILAVGFLLTSPAFSYDYTIEGAGTFTLTGITIAVGIFGGYAAIIAVYLAIAGFSPRRPEPVPAVPAEEAAS; encoded by the coding sequence GTGCGCTCCTTCGATGTGCGCCACGTCCAGTTGGCGCGCGCCTTCTTCGCCGCCCTGGCGGCGGTCATGGTCACGTTCTCGTCGGATCATTCGGCGGCCGTCGGCTCGAGCGTGTTCAGCGGGTTCGCGCTGGCCACCGCCCTCGTCCTCGTGCTGTCGGTGTGGCTCGTGTACCCGAGCGGTCAGCGGACGACGCCGATCCTGCTGGCGGTGGTGAGCGGGCTCGCCGGGCTCGCGGCCAGCGTCGGCGCGTGGCGGACGACGACCTTCTTCTTCGTCCTCGTCATCGTGTGGGCGGTCGTGTCCGGTGCGCTCGAGATCATCGGTGCCGTGCGCGACCGCCGCGCCGGGCGCCCCGACTCCCGCGACGGTCTCACGGTGGGGATCATCACGCTCATCCTGGCGGTCGGCTTCCTTCTCACCAGCCCGGCCTTTTCGTACGACTACACGATCGAGGGCGCCGGCACCTTCACCCTCACGGGGATCACCATCGCGGTGGGCATCTTCGGCGGCTACGCGGCGATCATCGCCGTGTACCTGGCGATCGCCGGTTTCTCGCCCCGCCGCCCGGAGCCGGTTCCGGCCGTACCCGCCGAGGAGGCCGCATCATGA